GTGCGCAGCTCGCGATTCTGAAATGCCTCATCGATTATCGTTCGCCGCGACTAGCAGTGTGGCGAGTTGATAAAGCAACACCTAGTCGCCGAGCGCTTCCTTCATGAATTCCGGCAACGCCAGCGCCGCGCGATGCGTATCGACGTTGTAGTAGCGCGTCACGAATTGTTTGGTCGCCGCACCACGCTCGCGGAACGATGAAAGATCCGCATTCTTGCGCGCCATCGTGCAGCTCCACCAGCCGGTCGGATACGCCGGTTGCGGAAACGGCAACGTGCGCACGGCGTGGAAACCCGCCGCCTTCATAGAGTTGCGCATCGCTTTGATCAAGGTCAGATGAATCAGTGGCGATTCGCTCTGCTGTACCAAAATGCCGCCGGTGCGCAGCGCCTTCATGCACGACACATAAAACGCTTCGCCGAACAGACCTTCAGCCGGGCCGACCGGATCGGTCGAATCGACGATGATCAGATCCAGCGTTTCCGGTTCGCATTCGGCCATCCACTTGATGCCGTCGACGAACAGCAATTGCGCGCGCGGATCATTGTTCGATTCGCACAGCTCGGGGAAATAACGTTCGGCCAGACGCGTCACTCGTTCGTCGATCTCGACCTGGATCGCCGATTCAACTTCTTCGTGCTTGAGCACTTCGCGCAAGGTGCCGCAGTCGCCGCCGCCGATGATCACCACACGCTTGGCGCGCGGATGTGTGAACAGCGCCGGATGCGACATCATTTCGTGATACAGGAAATTGTCGCGTCCCGTCACCATCATGCAACCGTCGATCACCATGAGGTTGCCCCAATCGGTGGTTTCGTAGATTTCGATGGTCTGGAACGGGGTTTTCTCCGCATGCAGCTGCTGCTTGATGCGAAAGCCGATCGACGAGCCGGAGTGATCGAAATTTTCGGTGAACCAGGTGGACTCGGCGCTGGACATGGAAGAGAAACCTGCAGAAAAGATGGAAGGGAAGGCGGCGGATTGTACCTACTCTGTGTTGCACTGACACGCGCAAGGCATATCAGGCCGTTACAATAGACATTCCTCATTCATTTATCCGCCGTATCGGCGCGGAGCACGCAAGCCATGACCCAGCCCTGGACGATCGAACAGGCGCGCCAGACTTACGCCATCGCCAATTGGGGCGAAGGTTATTTCGATGTCGGCGACACCGGCGATTTGCGCGTGTATCCGCGTGGCCCGGATGGCACTGAAGTGTCGTTGCCCGCAGTGGTCGAGGCCGCCTGTGCACAAGGTGCGCGTTTGCCGCTGCTGGTGCGTTTCGCGGATATCTTGCGGCATCGTCTCGGTCGCCTGCAGGGTGCGTTCGCCAAGGCGATGACCGATTGCGATTACGCGGGCGGCTACACCGCGGTGTATCCGATCAAGGTCAATCAGCAGAAAGGCGTGGCCGGCGAACTCGCGAATGCGGGCGCGGATGGTTTTGGTCTGGAAGCCGGATCGAAACCGGAGCTGATGGCCGTGCTCGCGCTGGCGCGGCCCGGCAGCATCGTGATTTGCAACGGCTACAAGGATCGCGAATATCTGCGTCTTGCGCTGGTCGGGCGCAAGCTCGGTTATCGCATTTTTATCGTCATCGAAAAACCATCGGAGCTGAAACATGCGATCGATGAAGCCAAGGCGCTGGGCGTCGAACCGCTGTTCGGCGTGCGCATGCGTTTGACCAGCCTTGGCGCGGGCAAATGGCAGAACACTGGTGGCGACAAATCCAAGTTCGGCCTCACGCCACGTCAGCTGCTCACGCTGGTCGAGCAGCTCAAGGCCGCCGGTCTTACGCAGAGTTTGCAACTGCTGCATTTTTTCATGGGCTCGCAGATTTCCAACGTGCGCGACATCGCCAACGGCATGCGCGAATCGGTGCGTTATTTTGTCGAACTGTCCAAGCTCGGCCTGCCGATCAAGTACGTCGATGTCGGTGGCGGACTCGGCGTGGATTACGAAGGCACGCGCTCGCGCTCGGAGTGTTCGGTCAACTACGGCCTCGATCAATACGCCGCGACCATCGTCCAGCCGCTCGCCGATGTCTGCGCCGAACATGGCCTGACGCTGCCACACGTCATCACCGAAACCGGTCGTGCGATGACCGCGCATCACGCCGTGCTCGTGACCAATGTCAGCGATATCGAGCAGGCGCCGCTCGGTGCGATTCCGCCCGAAGATGCCGATGAACCTTCGGCCTTGCGTCACCTGCGAGAGATCCACGCCGACATCGCGCAGCGCCCGGTCATCGAGTTGTATCACGAAGCGCAGCATCATCTCGCCGAAGGTTATTCGTTGTACGCGCTCGGCCAGTTGTCGCTGCAATATCGCGCGCGCCTCGATGATTTGTACTACGCGATCGTCAATGCCTTGCGTGGCCGCTTGAAGCCCGAAGGTCGCGCGCATCGCCAGGCATTGGACGAGCTCAACGAAAAACTTGTCGACAAGTATTTCGTCAATTTCTCGATCTTCGAATCGATTCCGGATTCGTGGGCGATCGATCAGATTTTCCCGATCATGCCGATCGCCGGACTCGAACATAAGCCCGATCGCCGCGGTGTGATCGCCGATCTCACGTGTGATTCGGATGGCCGTATCGATCAGTACGTCGCCGCCGATGGCGTCGATGTGAGTTTGCCGCTGCATACGCCGACGCCGGGCGTATCGTATCGACTCGGTATTTTTCTGGTCGGCGCATATCAGGAAGCGCTCGGCGATATCCACAACCTGTTCGGCGATACCGATGCGGTGAACGTGCGCCTGAACGATCAAGGTGGCTTCGAATTTTCGCATTTGCGTCGCGGCGATACGACCGATCTCATGCTCGACTACGTCGGTTACGACCTCGGAATTTTGCGCAGCACCTATCGCGACAAACTCGTGCAGGCCGGCATCGCTGATGCCGAAGCAGAGCGATTGAACGCGATCCTCGAAGCCGGATTGACCGGCTACACCTATCTGGCGGAATCGAACGATGACTGAATTGAAGGTTGGGTTTATCGGCTTGGGTGCGATGGGTGTGGCGATGGCTACGCACCTGCAGCGGCAGGGATTGCTGGTCGCGGTGGGCAATCGCACGTTTGCCAAGGCGCAGACACTCGCCGATGAATTGCATGTGGCCGCGCCGGTCGACAACGCCGCGCTGGCCGCGTTGTGCGATGTCGTTGTTTTGTGCGTCACCGCCGATGCCGATGTGCTATCGATATGCCGCGATCTCGCACCCGCGCTGAAGCCAGGCAGCATCGTGATTGATCATTCCACGGTCTCGTCGGAAACGGCAAAACAGGCGCAGATAATTTTGCTCGCGCACGGCTGCGATTTTCTCGACGCGCCGGTTTCCGGTGGTGTCGAAGGCGCAAAAAATGGCAAGCTCTCGATCATGGTCGGCGGCGATGCGGCGACACTCGCACGCGCGCAACCGGTGCTGACGACATACGGCGCGCGCATCGCGCACATGGGCGGCAGCGGTGCAGGGCAGAACACCAAGGCGGTGAATCAGGTGCTGATTGCCGGCATCGCGCAAGCGGTGTGCGAGGGTTTGGCGCTCGGCGAAAAACTCGGGCTCGACGCCGAGGTGCTATTGCCGACCTTGCTGGGCGGCGCGGCCAACAGCTGGTTTCTCGACAAACGCGGCGCGACGATGTTGCGCAACGAATTTACTGTCGGCTTCAAACTCGCGTTATTGCACAAGGATCTCAAGATCGTGCGCGAACTCGCGGTAACCGCCGGCACCGATCGCAGCGTGATCGAAAAATCCATCAGTGACTATGCGACATTGATGGCGCAGGGACGTGGCGATGAGGATATTTCTTCACTGATCCGGCTCAAGCGCGGAGCGTGATCGTAGCCAGCCTCCGATCACGCGGATGTGTTTGTCACGCGATCCGTGGTAAAAATATTCCAGGGGGTCACGCAGGAGAATTCACCATGTTGACCTGGAAACAGATTTTTCATTCTTTCGCGCTGCTACTCGGCGTTTCGGTCGTCTCGACCGCAGCGCTGGCAATCGCGCCGTCCGATCTGACGCTGACACAAGTCGTGCCGAACGGCAGCTTTAATCACCCGATCGGCATTCGTGCACCGAACGACGGATCGGGTCGATTGTTCGTGATCGATCGCTGTGTTTCCGAAGGCTCGTCGGCAACTACCGGCAGCATCAAGATCGTGAAAAACGGCGCGGTATTGGCGACGCCGTTTCTTACCATTCCCAATGTCGCGTGTGTCAGCGAGCAGGGCGTGATCGGACTCGCATTCGATCCAAACTACGCGAGCAACGGCACGTTTTATGTGGTCAACACCGCAAGCGGCGTGAAGATCGGCGCGAGTGAAGATCAGGTACTGACGCGCTATACGGTATCCGCCAATGCGGACGTGGCGAATGCGACCGGCACGGTCGTCATGCGCGTGCCCGACATCGCGAGCAATCACAACGGCGGCGATATTCATTTCGGCCCGGATGGATTTCTATATTGGTCGATGGGCGACGGTGGCGTGCAGGGCGATCCGAATGGTTTCGCGCAATGCACTGGACGCAAGAGCGCGGACAATACGCCATCCACTTGTCACACCATCGGCAGCGGCGTGATCTATTACCTGCTCGGCAAGATCATTCGTGTGGACGTGCATACGACCACGGCATCCGCTGCCGCCAACATGTGCGCATCGACGCCCGGCCAGCCCGCACAATATTCGATTCCACCGGGCAATCCGTTCGCCAGCGTGGCCACCTTCCCGAACGAATGCGCAGAAATTTTCAACTGGGGATTCCGCAATCCGTTTCGCTTCAGTTTTGATCGCAGCAACGGCGACATGTATATCGGCGATGTTGGCCAGAACACCTACGAAGAAATCGATTACCAGCCAGCAGCGAGTGTCGGTCAGAATTTTCAGTGGAACGCCTGCGAGGGATTTCATACCTATCCCGGTGGTGCCGCGGGTTGCGCCCCCGCATTCGGCGGCGTGCCGCCAAAAATCGACTATCCGCACAGCGGAACCTGCGCCGTGGTGGGTGGCTATTTGTATCGCGGGCCGATCCAGCAATTGCGTGGCCAATACATTTTCAGTGACTACTGCAGCAGCGCGATTTATATCAGCGCCAATCCCGCGCCTGCATCGGCGACATGGACTTACGTGACGCTCGGATCAGCACCATTCACACCCGGTGGCATCGTCTACGGATTCGGCGAAGGCAGTGATGGCAACCTGTACGTCGCCGACGATGGTCACGGCACGATCTGGCGCTTCACCTCGGGCTTTATTTTCCAGGACGGTTTCGAAGGCCACTAAGTTTTGATGCGGTCGCGCCGTGGCGCATGTACGGCGCGACCGTCGATCAATGCCCTTCGAAGCCGTTGACGAAGATCAGCTTGCACGCGGTAAACCAAGGCGATGAGCCGGTCGCGCTATCCCATGCTGTGCTGGCGGTATACGAGGCTGCCGGAAAATCGTTGGCGCACAACGATGAGCCGCCCGGCGTGAGGCTCGCCGGCGGCGTCGGCAAAACGCCGTCGAGATGATTGTTGCCGACCAGAAAATAATTCAGTGCGCCGAGTCCGCTCAGGCTCGGGATCGACCCGTTGAGCAGATTGGAACTGACATCAAAACTGTTCAGTCCGATCAGGCCGGTGAGCGCCGGGATGGAACCACTCAACTGGTTGCCGTGGACATTGAAACTCGTCAGGTTGGTCAGGCCGGTGAGTGCCGGGATGGATCCCGTCAATTGGTTGGCGTAGGCGATGAAACCGACCAGATGAGTCAACCCCGTTAATGACGTGAGCGTGCCGTTGAGCTGGTTGGTATCAACATCGAAAAATTCCAGTTGCGTAAGCGTGGTGAGCGTGGGAATCGACCCTTGAAATTGGTTCGAGTAAGCGACGAACTGGGTCAGATTGGTCAGGCTGGAAATAGTTGCAAGCGATCCGGTCAGATGATTGACATGCAGATCCAGAATCGTGATTGCCGTCAAGTTGCTGAGCGAGGGCAGCGGTCCGCTGAGATTATTGATGCTCAGATCGATGCCGACGACATGCGTCGAACCGTGATCGCAACTGATGCCATACCAGGTGCATTCGCTACCTACCGTGCCGTTCCAGCCCGTGTTGTTGGTCCAGCTGGCGCCGCCCGTGCTGCTGTAAAGCGCGGTCAGCGCATTGCGCTCGGTCGTGGGAATGGCTGCCTGCGCAACCGATGCAAGCAAAGCCAGCAATACAAAACCGATACGCACAAAATTGCGAACGAACATACGAAGTTCCTTTTTGGATAACACGTTATGGGTTCACAACCCGGCATGGATTTAAAGCCGCGGTGGATAAGCATTTGGCTGCGAAATATTTATTGTCCCGCAACTTCCTTCATCGCAATCGCGCTGATGCCATTATCGTTCAAGGTTTTCTTCGCGGCTTCCAGTGCGCTGGCGCTTGGATAAGGACCCACTCTCACTCGATTCCAGGTTTTGCCGTTGACGGTGACGGTCTGCACCTTGGCGGTGATGCCGAGCAGCGCGAGTTTGGCTTTCACTGTGTCCGCTTCCTTGGAGTCCGGAAATGATCCGGCCTGCAGCACGTAATGCGCGCCGGTATCGGCGGTGGTAGCGGGTGTTGTGCCCGGTGTTGTCGTGGCCGGATTGGCCGGTTGGCCGGTGGTGGCTTGAGTCTGCGCTTGCGCGGCGGCGGCCTGTTGTTTGGCGGCTTCGGCGCGCGCCTTGGCGGTGAGCTCGGCATCCGGAATCACGACTTCCATTTCCGGCAGCACGCTGTAGAAATCATAGGTCTTGCGTGGTGCTGCGGCTGGCGCTTTGTCTTTTGGTTTGCCGCTTTCATCGGCAACGCCGGGTTCACTTTCGCGCGCGGCCGTGGCATCCGCATTCGGCTGCGGCTGGTTGTGTTTGCGCAGTGATGGCATCCAGTCCTTGAACAGAACCAGCACCGATAACGCCAACCCCAGCAACACGCCGATGCCGATCAACACCCAGGCCGGCAGGGATTTTTGCGTATTGCCGCGCGTCGCCTGCTTGCCGCGTTTTGCTGCTGCCATTACATTTTCTCCGGGGCGGAAACGCCCAGTAAATCCAATCCGTTCTGCAGCACTTGCCGCGTCGCCGCGCACAGGTTCAAACGCGCATCACGCAGATTATCGTCGGCAACCAGAATGGATTCGCCGTTGTAATACGCGTGGAACGCGGTAGCGAGATCACGCAGGTATTGCGCGAGCATATGCGGTTCGAGATTCTGCGCCGCGGCGTCGAGCATTTCCGGATAACGCGACAACTCGACCATCAGCAATTGCTCGTAATTGCTCGTGAGCAGCGCGAGTTGTGCGAGGCCGTTGTCGCGATTCCAGCCGAGCCCGCGTTCGACCAGTTGACGCTGCAAACTGCAGACGCGCGCATGCGCATATTGAATGTAATAAACCGGATTGTCGTTCGACTGCGAGCGCGCCAGATCGATGTCGAATATCAGTTGCGAATCGACCTTGCGCGCGACCAGAAAATAACGGGTCGCATCGCAGCCGACTTCGTCGATCAAGTCGCGCAAGGTGACATAACTGCCGGCGCGCTTGGACAGCTTCACTTCCTCGCCGCTGCGCATCACCGTCACCATCTGGTGCAGCACGTAATCCGGCCAGCCTTGCGGAATTTGCATATTCAACGCCTGCAAACCAGCGCGCACACGCGTAATCGTGCTGTGGTGATCGGCGCCTTGTTCGTTGATCGCGCGACCGAAACCGCGCTGCCATTTGCTCACGTGATACGCGACATCCGGTACGAAATAGGTATAGCCGCCATCCGACTTCCGCATGACGCGATCCTTGTCGTCGCCGAACTCGGTGGTGCGCAAATACATCGCGCCATCGGCCTCGTAGGTATGGCCGCTGGCGATCAATTGCTGCACGGTTTGTTCGACGCGGCCCTCGCTGTACAGCGAGCTTTCGAGGTAATAGACATCGAACTCGACACCAAACGCCTGCAAGTCGAGCACCTGTTCACGGCGCAGACTTGCGACCGCAAAACGGCGGATCGCATCGAGGTCGTCGACATTGCCGCTCGCGACAATATGCTGGCCATCGGCATCGACGGATTCACCAGCGAGAAACGCGCGGGCGACTTCGC
The sequence above is drawn from the Pseudolysobacter antarcticus genome and encodes:
- a CDS encoding PQQ-dependent sugar dehydrogenase, whose translation is MLTWKQIFHSFALLLGVSVVSTAALAIAPSDLTLTQVVPNGSFNHPIGIRAPNDGSGRLFVIDRCVSEGSSATTGSIKIVKNGAVLATPFLTIPNVACVSEQGVIGLAFDPNYASNGTFYVVNTASGVKIGASEDQVLTRYTVSANADVANATGTVVMRVPDIASNHNGGDIHFGPDGFLYWSMGDGGVQGDPNGFAQCTGRKSADNTPSTCHTIGSGVIYYLLGKIIRVDVHTTTASAAANMCASTPGQPAQYSIPPGNPFASVATFPNECAEIFNWGFRNPFRFSFDRSNGDMYIGDVGQNTYEEIDYQPAASVGQNFQWNACEGFHTYPGGAAGCAPAFGGVPPKIDYPHSGTCAVVGGYLYRGPIQQLRGQYIFSDYCSSAIYISANPAPASATWTYVTLGSAPFTPGGIVYGFGEGSDGNLYVADDGHGTIWRFTSGFIFQDGFEGH
- a CDS encoding NAD(P)-dependent oxidoreductase; the encoded protein is MTELKVGFIGLGAMGVAMATHLQRQGLLVAVGNRTFAKAQTLADELHVAAPVDNAALAALCDVVVLCVTADADVLSICRDLAPALKPGSIVIDHSTVSSETAKQAQIILLAHGCDFLDAPVSGGVEGAKNGKLSIMVGGDAATLARAQPVLTTYGARIAHMGGSGAGQNTKAVNQVLIAGIAQAVCEGLALGEKLGLDAEVLLPTLLGGAANSWFLDKRGATMLRNEFTVGFKLALLHKDLKIVRELAVTAGTDRSVIEKSISDYATLMAQGRGDEDISSLIRLKRGA
- the argS gene encoding arginine--tRNA ligase: MKDHIRDLVAHALDALKTQGMLPADVAPAFVIERTRSREHGDYACNVALLLAKAAARKPREIAEALVQVLPPSADIAKIEIAGPGFINFFLSAAAYQNEVRTILGAGATYGRSNIGGGRKLQVEFVSANPTGPLHVGHGRGAAVGDCLARLLGAIGWDVSREYYYNDAGAQINNLGLSVQARARGIEPEQTGWPEDGYRGHYISEVARAFLAGESVDADGQHIVASGNVDDLDAIRRFAVASLRREQVLDLQAFGVEFDVYYLESSLYSEGRVEQTVQQLIASGHTYEADGAMYLRTTEFGDDKDRVMRKSDGGYTYFVPDVAYHVSKWQRGFGRAINEQGADHHSTITRVRAGLQALNMQIPQGWPDYVLHQMVTVMRSGEEVKLSKRAGSYVTLRDLIDEVGCDATRYFLVARKVDSQLIFDIDLARSQSNDNPVYYIQYAHARVCSLQRQLVERGLGWNRDNGLAQLALLTSNYEQLLMVELSRYPEMLDAAAQNLEPHMLAQYLRDLATAFHAYYNGESILVADDNLRDARLNLCAATRQVLQNGLDLLGVSAPEKM
- the speA gene encoding arginine decarboxylase, translated to MTQPWTIEQARQTYAIANWGEGYFDVGDTGDLRVYPRGPDGTEVSLPAVVEAACAQGARLPLLVRFADILRHRLGRLQGAFAKAMTDCDYAGGYTAVYPIKVNQQKGVAGELANAGADGFGLEAGSKPELMAVLALARPGSIVICNGYKDREYLRLALVGRKLGYRIFIVIEKPSELKHAIDEAKALGVEPLFGVRMRLTSLGAGKWQNTGGDKSKFGLTPRQLLTLVEQLKAAGLTQSLQLLHFFMGSQISNVRDIANGMRESVRYFVELSKLGLPIKYVDVGGGLGVDYEGTRSRSECSVNYGLDQYAATIVQPLADVCAEHGLTLPHVITETGRAMTAHHAVLVTNVSDIEQAPLGAIPPEDADEPSALRHLREIHADIAQRPVIELYHEAQHHLAEGYSLYALGQLSLQYRARLDDLYYAIVNALRGRLKPEGRAHRQALDELNEKLVDKYFVNFSIFESIPDSWAIDQIFPIMPIAGLEHKPDRRGVIADLTCDSDGRIDQYVAADGVDVSLPLHTPTPGVSYRLGIFLVGAYQEALGDIHNLFGDTDAVNVRLNDQGGFEFSHLRRGDTTDLMLDYVGYDLGILRSTYRDKLVQAGIADAEAERLNAILEAGLTGYTYLAESNDD
- the speE gene encoding polyamine aminopropyltransferase, which produces MSSAESTWFTENFDHSGSSIGFRIKQQLHAEKTPFQTIEIYETTDWGNLMVIDGCMMVTGRDNFLYHEMMSHPALFTHPRAKRVVIIGGGDCGTLREVLKHEEVESAIQVEIDERVTRLAERYFPELCESNNDPRAQLLFVDGIKWMAECEPETLDLIIVDSTDPVGPAEGLFGEAFYVSCMKALRTGGILVQQSESPLIHLTLIKAMRNSMKAAGFHAVRTLPFPQPAYPTGWWSCTMARKNADLSSFRERGAATKQFVTRYYNVDTHRAALALPEFMKEALGD
- a CDS encoding SPOR domain-containing protein; the protein is MAAAKRGKQATRGNTQKSLPAWVLIGIGVLLGLALSVLVLFKDWMPSLRKHNQPQPNADATAARESEPGVADESGKPKDKAPAAAPRKTYDFYSVLPEMEVVIPDAELTAKARAEAAKQQAAAAQAQTQATTGQPANPATTTPGTTPATTADTGAHYVLQAGSFPDSKEADTVKAKLALLGITAKVQTVTVNGKTWNRVRVGPYPSASALEAAKKTLNDNGISAIAMKEVAGQ